In Candidatus Palauibacter soopunensis, the genomic stretch CTGGCAACGGCACAAGGCGCTTCTGGAGGTAACCGGCTCCAAGACCGGCTCGCTCGCGTCGTTCGGCGGTTCGAGCGGAAGGGCGCCCGGGTGGGACAGGCTCGTCGCGTCGCTCTTTACGCAGCCCGCAACGGCGACCCGCTGGACCGGCTGAGGCGTGCGGGGTTGATCTGACGAGGGTGCCGGTTCCCATTGACAATCCCCGGCCGACCGCATCTCGTGGGTGAGAGCGGGTCGGTACACGGGAGCAGCGTCGCGGTTGCGGCAGGCTCGCCCGCCCGAACGACAAGGACGGAGCCGGGAGTGCTCAACCAGAGGGACTATACCGCCGTGTTCGACGCCTCGCCGGACGCGATGCTCGTCGTGGATGCGGACGGGGTGATCCACGACCTTAACCGGCAGGCCGTCGCGATGTTCGGATGGAGCCGCGAGGAACTGGAAGGCAGCGAGGTCGAGCGATTGATTCCCGACGCGAGCCGCGGCCGGCACCGCCGGCACCGCCGGCGCTACGGCGAGTCGCCGAAGCCCCGCCCGATGGGCGAGGGACTCGAACTCGAAGCCTTGCGCAAGGACGGCACGACCATTCCAGTCGAGATCAGCCTGAGTCCGTCGCAACTCGGGCCGGACCAGAAACACGTGATCTGCGCGGTTCGTGACATTTCTACATGGAGGCGGATGCGGCGGCTGTCGGGCATGATGATCGCAGCGGCCGAACAGGAGCGGAAGCATCTTTCGCGCGAACTGCACGACGAGTTCCTCCAGAACCTCGTGGCGCTGAAGATCCGGGTCAAGCTTCTGGCCGACGAGAAGGACGACGGTGAGCGGGAACGTGCGCGGGCGCGGATCGCCGAGGACATTGGAGGCACGATCCTCGGGGTGAAGCGGATGATCCGCGGACTCCTGCCGCCGGAACTGGACCGCCAGGGGCTTTCCTCCGCCCTGGGCTCCGTCTTCCGCGACATCGAGGACGTTTACGGGTTCAAGGTCCACGCCAGCCTGAGCGGGTTGGACGGCGAGCTGGATGAGGTCGCCACCCTCGCGCTTTACCGGATCGTGCAGGAAGCGGTG encodes the following:
- a CDS encoding PAS domain-containing sensor histidine kinase, whose translation is MLNQRDYTAVFDASPDAMLVVDADGVIHDLNRQAVAMFGWSREELEGSEVERLIPDASRGRHRRHRRRYGESPKPRPMGEGLELEALRKDGTTIPVEISLSPSQLGPDQKHVICAVRDISTWRRMRRLSGMMIAAAEQERKHLSRELHDEFLQNLVALKIRVKLLADEKDDGERERARARIAEDIGGTILGVKRMIRGLLPPELDRQGLSSALGSVFRDIEDVYGFKVHASLSGLDGELDEVATLALYRIVQEAVGNAVRHAGVNEATVTFESAKGAVTATIRDEGCGFELPGAEALSGDGWVGLAGMRERAALVGGHVVVRTSPGGGTTIRASVPFQNTGGQSG